The window GTCTCTCGCCTCGGCAAGCGAAAAGATTTCGGGCAACCAATCGACGCAAACCTGTCGATCGATAATATCGCCGCTCAGTACCATCATCTCGGGCTGCCACCGAGTCGCCATCTGGACCACATGCTTTGCGTAGTCGGGATGGGCATGGCCGGTTAAGTGGATGTCCGACAAGTGCGCAATTTTGTAGCCATCAAGTTGGGCTGGCAATCCGACGACGGGAAGCGTGATCTGTTCGATCGCAAGATCAAAGATTTGATTCAGCGGTAGCCGCGACTCGATCTTGCAGCGGCGTGTCCGTGCTAAGGAATGACGGACCCAACGCTGAACGTCCTGGATTTCAATGCTCCTCGGGGCTCGAACCCATTCCAATCCAAAGATCGGTCGCCATAGCAGCCACGGGATCCCCAAGAATACCCAACTGGAAAGACAAACGATGGCGTAGGTCGTGACATAGACTGGGAAGCGAGCGGTTTCCGTCTGATTCGCCAGCAGCTCTCGCAGGGGCCGCGGAAACCAAAGCAAAAGGAGCAGTGGGATCAGGATCGTGGAAAGCAAGAAACCCTTGGTAATGATCTTTGTGGTCAACCGCGACAAGCCAATCGCATTGACACGATTGTAGATGGCCAGGTGGATACCGAAATGCCCGACAGCGACCGCCAACAGCACCAACCACCAACGATTCACTTCCCCAATCACAATGACAATGCCTTGGGACGCATGAAATGGATCAGTGTCGTGATCATGCTGGTGTGAAACTGCTGCCAGTCTTCCAACTGCAATTCGAACACCGCGATGGCCGCCGTTGGCATTCCCATGAATTGCCCCGAGAGGGTCGAAACCAAATCGGACATTCCCGGATTGTGGGCAAGCACCAGCAAGCGATTTGCCTCGCCGCCGGTATCACGAATGATCTCGGCGATCGCTTCGGATGGAGCACAGTAGAGGGAGTCCGAGAAATCGATTGTGGGCGGGTTTACGAGTTCACTTGTCATCAAGTCCAGCGTCTCGCGTGTTCGCACAGCGGACGAGCAGAGCACATGATCGGGACAAAGCTCGACATCGCAGAGCCAGCGGGCCATGTCGGGGGCATCGCGCTGTCCGCGCCGATTCAACGGACGCTGATGATCCGAAAGCCCCTGGCTCGACCAATCGCTCTTGGCGTGACGCATCAAAACCAGCCGCTTCGACGGAGAGTCGGGGGAGGAATCGGCTTGGGATCGGTTCATGGGCTGTCGATCAGGGGTAGCGGGAACGATTTTGCAGTAAACGCATCAGGGCGATGTTATTTCCGATCGAGCCTCGCGGGTCCAGTTGGTACAATCGAACAGAATGCTT is drawn from Novipirellula artificiosorum and contains these coding sequences:
- a CDS encoding SixA phosphatase family protein, with the protein product MNRSQADSSPDSPSKRLVLMRHAKSDWSSQGLSDHQRPLNRRGQRDAPDMARWLCDVELCPDHVLCSSAVRTRETLDLMTSELVNPPTIDFSDSLYCAPSEAIAEIIRDTGGEANRLLVLAHNPGMSDLVSTLSGQFMGMPTAAIAVFELQLEDWQQFHTSMITTLIHFMRPKALSL
- a CDS encoding metallophosphoesterase; its protein translation is MNRWWLVLLAVAVGHFGIHLAIYNRVNAIGLSRLTTKIITKGFLLSTILIPLLLLLWFPRPLRELLANQTETARFPVYVTTYAIVCLSSWVFLGIPWLLWRPIFGLEWVRAPRSIEIQDVQRWVRHSLARTRRCKIESRLPLNQIFDLAIEQITLPVVGLPAQLDGYKIAHLSDIHLTGHAHPDYAKHVVQMATRWQPEMMVLSGDIIDRQVCVDWLPEIFSLAEARDGCYYVLGNHDTRISDSRQTRRAMDLAGWTDLGNLSAIHSLRDIPVRMIGNEYPWFDRPKVEPNDHGEFRVLVSHSPDQIWWARRRGIQLMFAGHTHGGQGRLPLIGPLLSPSYHGSRFASGDFYKPPTTMHVSRGLGGCHLMRIHCPPELSLVTLKAG